Genomic segment of Populus nigra chromosome 14, ddPopNigr1.1, whole genome shotgun sequence:
tgattttcttcaaactcATAATCGAATCAGGGATAGAGCAACTAGCTCTCAACTACAAAAAGATTTGGTTGAACATTTATGAGAATAATATGGTAACGAATAGAATCATTAGATTTGAACTTCTTATGTCATCAtaagtttcaagttttttatgttttatttatttattatgattgttatcttttaagttaattaatcctaCTTATTGTTGTTAAGTGTTAGAAGAACTTCAAAAAAGTATTATGAATTGATACCACttttataacaatatatttaaaataaccaagaaatttcttcatatttaattaaaaatacattaaacaataaataaatctagttaattaaaaattaaaacccctcttttgcataatttctaactttctattttgaaaatacgCTGCAGAAATTGAATCCAAATTAGAAATAtccattttcataatttgttcttctttctcaatTCTGTCCAATTCTTGTTTCTCTTGACTTTGTTGAATCATCATAGCTTGTTGctctaacataatttttctgTCTTGTTTCTTCTGATTCTCAATTTCAACTAGAGTATCCCTGAATTGTTGTAAGAGATTTGTTACAGTTGCCTCCCCAACTTTAGCTTTTCCTTGTTTACGTTTAAATTGTTCCTTTGCAGCCTTCTGACTAATTGGTCTATCTTGATAAATCAACGGTTTACTGTCTTCTCCTAAACTAACAGAATCAGGGATAGATGGAGCTGATGAAGCCGAACTTGCATTGACatgacttttttgtttcttgtttggcCTTTGATGTTGACTTGCACGCTGAAATTgccatttgagttttttttcttaagataacCCAACAATGTTCTAGTTGAAATTGTTTGTCAACGCAAGAAGCATTCAGTTGTCGAGCATCATTAATCTggtaaaaaattagagaaattaaataatgttaaaatatgtgcttaacaatttaacatgaaaatgaatattaaaattacccTTAATTCTTCAGTCATTCCACTTTGctgataattttcaatttgagtaacaaatccaacaaatttacggacttctctatttatttcttatcaTCTATTTGAGATGCTTATTTGGGAACGATTATTCAAGTTTCCTCCATTCTCTACAAAGTAAGCATGTACTCAAACCCATAActgttttatttgttgttcaacTCCTGTAATGGGATCTTTGCTTGTATTTAACCATGTAGAGACAAGTAAACAATCTTCCTCTAGTGAtaagtttttacttttttgtgattttttattgtatgaacATTTAAATTCGAGTATATTAAGTcatcaattaattgattagaatCACTTGGTTGAGAGAGAATATCTTCTAACTCACTCATAAGAAAGTTGGTAAAAGAgctttaaaaatttgaattcatctacactaaaaaaaaaagtcaagttaaAATCTTATAAGAGTGTAAAAGAAGCGCATATTCAATGTCTAACAATTTTGTAGTTTCCATATATGTGAATTAATAATAAGCATTGCCTCCTACTTGTTTTAACATTACAATATGACCATTTTTTGGAACTAAAAAAGGATTAATATactgatttaattatatttttaataagacAATATAattaacctcaaattaaaatagataataaaaaataaattttaaatatgttactctatatttttatcaatatcagcTATCATTATTACTTCCTCTTAATTTTGTCaaagataacaacataaataaaaaattatcttcctTAAcccatatcaaaaacataaaataaaaaagaaataaaaatcatcacaaatatcaaattaacaacaaaatgtCTAAAAAATCAACAGATatgaaagagaaaatagaaaaaacttttaaataaacataccttttaattttagctaattaacacaaccgatgttattaattaaccggagaataattgattcttgtttttctaaatttgagagAAGGGTGAGgcacaatacaagattttaaaatttacaagtttctttctatttgcttttaaaggaaaaaaaattattggccaACGCCTATAAAATAGCCGTTGGCAAtggtaattttatttgatcatttcTACAGAAACATGTAGAAATGACTTTGCATaagttgaataattattttagttattcATTTATCTGCTGCgtgaattgttaaaaaaaaaacaaaagttaaaaaaatatatttttgaatttaaatcttCATTTAGCTCTCTGGTTGGAGATGCTATAAGAGTATCAAACTTGCTAACTCTAATGGATGATGTAGAAGTTGTAAAACATTTACTTATTTGCACTTTTCTTGATGTGCTTGTcatatattctttgtttttgttctttttgtcaGAGACGTGATCTAGTTTACTAGTTTAGACACTGAATTGATTtggataaaattgtttttctgtGCAAACTTTTAGATTACATTTCTCTGTCGCATAGGTTTTTTGAAGCAATGCAGGTGAAGTGATCGTTAGGTGTCTCATTTTAACAAATGTCACAAGTTTTTGAACATGGCTGAAATTAGACTAGGTAAAGGTAGGAGAGTTAAAAATGAACAAATTGCTGGGATCCCACCACTGCAGCCCTACAAATTGAAACCTTGCGAGGAGGAAGTTGGCAATTGAGTCTGGTGGAACAAATTAACAGTGTGCAAGCCAAATCAGAAATGTCCCATTTTAAAAGGATTTCACATTGTTTTGTTCCTTGATACGATCAAACTTCATTTCTCCATCATGAatcacaaagaaaacaaaaggaagtcCTAAACTGAAGATCACCAAGCTTGCCATCCCTGCATTGACATTTCTTTAGTTTAGTGTCAAATAAAACCCAACAATCAATTTTGCAGGTCTAATGTcttaacaaaagaagaagaaaaaaggaggtCCAACGCGTTTACCATATTCAACAGATCTTGGGAACTCCCTTCTCTTTCTTGGCATCTTGGACTGTTTAGGTTCTGATGATGCTTCCAAATGCAAAATCATGGAAATTAGAACCAACCCACTTCCAGTTTTCTCCCTTACAACCCTCTCACTCAGATCTAATGACCAGAAGCCGGCTGTTCCATTAACATAATCTTCTATTACAACCTTTACAAACAAGAGTGCAGCAAACCATAATGTCACCTTGGCAATTTGCCTGATTGTTGTATTAGAGATTGCCCAGTTCACCAGATTAACAGCACAAGCACAAGCATAAAGAGGGAGCCAAAAGTaccaatcttttaaaaaataaaataaaaatcagaagcatgaacaaaaaattgaagaaaactagCTTTTGAAACGCATATAGCTGAAAAGATCATCAAAGTAAGCAAAGTACCAGGGTCATTTAGCTGGACTGATGCAGAGTAACCAAAGAGTGCAGCCATTAGTAGAGAACACAAGCTGAATGCTATGGTTGTTGCCATTTTGTTCTCTTTCAAAGCTAGGCATCGAAGTGATGGATCTAGGGAGGGGATTAATCCTTTATGGTCAACTTCTgatacatttatttaattatatctagctgacattatttattctttttatttggagCAATTACCACAAGGTCCAATCAATTTaaccattaatttattttgttgaccATCCTCTCTTTCACTGATGAATGCAAGATTGCTTTTACTGCCTTAAAATTTTCCAGGCTGAAAGCCTTGATCAAGTTGGTCTATTTAATGGTAGTGGCAATGTCAACAGGCATTTACCAGTTGAGCTTTCTACTTCAAAGCATGAAAGGATGCAACTTGCAACACTCAAATTCGAGCCCTACTGCCCCAATTACCTTACAAATAATTCTTGTAAAAGATAAGAGtagatctgaaaaataaataattcaatccATGATTATtccaaaagaaattgaaaaacacagAAAGGCACTGGCAGATTCAGCCTTGCGcaattattttacttttggCAGTTCTTGTATATGCTAAGAAGTTGACTGGAAGGATGATAGGAGCATGACCACATGGCTAACCTGATTTTGGGTAGCAAAAGAACAAATAAGACGCAGGCATTGCAAGAAATTTAGCTGCCTTGTCCAAGACATTGCATTGCATGCCTGCTGGACTTCGGTACATGGAGTTCTTGTGCTGCTTCTGTTGTTTTCATGGATAAGGTTGCTGTCTGTCTGTTAGCTCAACTGAGGCCAACACTTCCGACAAGGTATTTTTCAGAgggaaaaaacaccaaaaaaagaagaagaaaaagatggaTTCCAAGCAAAACTTTATTTTCCCCTTTCCAAATTAATATCAATTGcaataatagtgttttttttttgacaaattgaatttcttttgtgCTAGAGCCCCTCAATTCTAcccaagttttgaaaaatttcatGGAGTGTATACATAAACGAGTGATTAATCAGTAGAGATAAGAGAATATCCATAACCAGCCTATACCAAGTGCAATTAATGGTTTTATGATCCTTACAGCAGCCTACAACATGAAACTTGGAGGAGCTTTTATGCATCGTTAACTAATTTATTTggatttctcatttattttgttaagtGAGGAAGATGATGAGAGCCAAAGCTTATTGATTGAGAATAAGAAGCACATTTCGCTGCACAGCAGCGGGCAGCTGAAGGTCATTTTCTCCCTTGGAAGAGAACCGATAGTTGATCAAAATAATTGAACTGAATCAATGGTATAGTACAAAGCTACCCATGTTTACATGGTGTAAGATTGTAGGTAGTTGGACATAAAATTAACTGATGAAATTGGTCAAGGCTAAACACGTTCTTGGGGAGAAAAATTTACCCAGAAAAATGGAGGCACACTAATGAAAAGTTGACTACATATAAGCTATGCagggaaaagagagaggaaactTTAGAGTTGTCTGTTGACTATAATTCCTCCACCATCACAATTGCTTGGCTTTTCATTGTGAGCTTGCTTCTTGTGCAAACAAGGCATGATTAATCTTGCCATGGATTTAAAGAGCTGTAGAATCACTTGAATATTGCAAAGTTAAACTGGCATGTGCCAGGGAGTCCATTTTTCATGTCAATGAACAGAACAGAAATCTGACACACAATTCTAAGACCGACACATGAAGAGTGATGATGGTGGGCCAAAATTCCAGCAAGATCCATCTTGCCATGGATTTCTTTTTGGTGCTATTGATGATGAAAACGTGCTCTCTTTTTCTCAACGCAGCATCATCATTTGTAATCTCTGTAATATCGCACAACAAGCCAGATGGCAAGATCTATTAGCTTTATAATCAATGCAAAAGActctaaagaaagaaagaaagaaagaaagaaagaaagaaagggccACGTCAAAAGATTCAAAACTACCCTCGAATATTTTGTCTCCCTAGCAATTccccccctccctctctctgtCTTAGATGCAATCTCGCCACTTGGAAATGatgttttcttctcctttttataAAGCACGATGGAAACTTAAGAAGGAACAGAGAGGATGCAACATGTCCTCCTTGCAGGATGAGCGATCCTCCTCTTGTTACATGAACTGGACCCATTCATACCATGATGGCGATTTGAATTAGATTTTGCTGTGGCATATTAATCATTGATGAAAGATGCTGTATATGGATTGGACATTTCTTCTTCTAGTAGCACTCTGCATTTTTTTCATCTGTAATAGGCTACTTCGCCAACAAATTATGATAATCTTTACTTATGACCTGTTTTCTCAAGTGAAAATTCTCCATCGGTATGATGAACAAGCCCATCATCTATTTTGGATTATGACATATTCTTTCCAACTAATTCACCAAACTAGATGTCCATGGAGCAAGGTTATTTATATGGTTAATGAGATATTGATTATCCATCAAGATCATGCCATAACCTAACACATGTCTGTATCCCTCTTGGATCAGTGGCCCTAAATTTTGTCAGCATCTCTTTGTTTCACTAGTCAAAGCTAATCATGAACCCACAAATTAAATTTCTTCCCTTTAAGTTCTGATTTGATCTTTACCACCAATTCGTCAATTACCTCTCTTGGAGTTGAGCAAAACTCATCTACCTTTGCTTCAATAAAATCTCTTCCATGAGGAGTCCACTGTTGTGGACTCTTTGTAATTGCGGTACgagcatgttttttaatttttttctagttttaaattattaaattttatattattttaattggatgtgctatataaaaataaaataaaatatcatatattttgaaataaaaatatttttaaaaataattcttactatttttctaaaaatatctagacactctaaaaatttcaaatcaaaagaaacaaataagaaTATCAAAATTATGGCCTACCAAAACAGAAGAAAACACAAGTAGTTAGAGTTTGGACCATCCATCATTTTCACTTAGCCCTAACTTTATCCAAGACTGGTTATACTTCAACTGTTTGGAGTCATCAAGATTCCTCTAAATGCTCATCAAATCACCTTCGTTCATGAATCTTTACACCTCATCTGGTAGTCCCATGAGGATATTCATGTCATTTCATGAAGGCACAACCACACGAAGGATGAAACCTGTGGTCTCTTTCAGCTAATCCTCAACGGTCTACAAAAGcaacaaaacataaagaaaccaaaaataaaagtaataaaaaacatcaaaagagaGAGGATGATGAGAGACAAGCATGTTCCGGTCACTGCGAAAGTGctttttttgagagagaaagaaagagaatattTATGGAGAGAAAAAGGGGAAGACATGCACAGGCTGAGTGTCTGAGACCCACATTTCATACAATCATCAAAAGCATAAGATGGACACAAACCAATGAGCCCATAACTACTTTagttttctctttcttcattaGAGTGGGAGTGTGAGTGTGTTTTGTCACTTTTGTGGGgtggtttttttcatttccgTTTTTATTACACTTAAAAGAGACATTACACTCATTATTCCACCCTCTGTTCATGGTTTCCTTGATGCTTGACAGCAGAGCtatctttcaatcattttagGCACTTGTGGCCTTCAAAAATAAGAGATAAGAGATGGGTTTTCTAGGAAGTCTCTAAATTTCCGAATTTTGGTGTGTTTCTAGTGTTTTGGGGTTCCAAAGCTACTAACTTTCAAGCTTGTTTATGGTTCCTTATTGTGtatttgttatgaatttttgtCCACTACCCGATCTAGTTTAGATTTTGAGTAGATAGGAgaacctataattttttttctttggctttttGTGCTTTTGTGTAGTACCGATTTCTGCATGCACAAGTTTTTTCACTGTATTCGAACTCTTTGGAACTGTGTTCTTATCTTTTTACTAGCTTTAGATTAAGATTTTTCTGTGTTTAGTTTTCTTGAAGTTGTAATTTGGAGTATATTGAATTTTAAGTGGTTCATTTTCCAAGAAAAACTTATCAGTTGCTTCTAACTTTT
This window contains:
- the LOC133673000 gene encoding uncharacterized protein LOC133673000, translated to MATTIAFSLCSLLMAALFGYSASVQLNDPDWYFWLPLYACACAVNLVNWAISNTTIRQIAKVTLWFAALLFVKVVIEDYVNGTAGFWSLDLSERVVREKTGSGLVLISMILHLEASSEPKQSKMPRKRREFPRSVEYGMASLVIFSLGLPFVFFVIHDGEMKFDRIKEQNNVKSF